The genomic window CCCATGAGGAAATATTTTCACAAAAAAATATTTATTTTGTATTAGCTTCTATTCTTTGGCCAATTCTTACAATTGTAAGTTCAAAAGCTACAAAAATTTCACCTATGGTTTTTACCTTTTATATGTATGTAATTACAACTATAATGGTTATGGTATTTTTTGTTGATGTGCCAAATATAAATTATAAAGAGTTTGATTGGATTTTTTGGTTAAATGTTCTTTCAATATCAATTATTTCAACAACATTTGCAACAACTCTATATTTTGTAGGAATTGAAAAACTAGGAACAAATGAAGTGAGTTCCTTTATTTTCTTAGTTCCTTTATTTGCCATTATTTTAAGTGTAATTTTCTTGAAAGAGAATATAAGTTTATCTATAATTGGGGGAACTATATTAACTCTAATTGCCGTAAAAATTCTAAATAATATAAAAATTTTCAAGAAATAAAAATAGCAAAAAACTATAGTTTTTTGCTATTTTTTAATCTTATCTAGGATATGAACAATTATTTATATCTAAACAAATTCCATTTATATACTCTGGACAATCTGTTGCTAACCAAACAATAGCTTTTGCAACTTCTTCCGGTGTTGCGAATCTTCCAGTTGCTACTGTTTTTTTGAATTCTGCTTTTCTTTCTTCTGAATTATCTTTTTGCATATCAGTTTCAGTTGGACTTGGAGCAACACAATTTACAGTTATACCGTGACTTCCTAACATTTTTCCATAGATTTTTGTAGCATTTATAAGTCCTGCTTTTGCAATTCCATACCAAACATCTGGATGACCGATTTGTCCAGCAATTGAGGCTGTATTTACAATTCTTCCATATTTTTGTTTTTTCATATGTTCACAAAAAATATTCATTAATTCAACTGGAGTATATAAATCCACATTCATAATGTGTTCTTTCGCTTCCTTTGGATAGTTATTATAAGTATATTTTGGTTGCATATAACCAGCATTATTAATTAAAATATCAATATTTCCAACCTCTTTTGCAAGGGCTGGTAAACCATCTACATCCGATAAATCATATTCAATAGCCGTTACATTTTTAACTCCAACTATTGGACAAGTATCAAAATCACGTGCTACGATAATTACTTCATAACCAAACTCTAACATAGCTCTTGAAACAGCTAAACCTATACCTTTATTTCCACCTGTTATTAAAACTTTTTTTGACATTTTATTCTCCTATTAATAATTATATTTTATAAAACCATTGATTACAATCATTCTATTAAAATTTAAATTGTGTTAAAATTAATTTAACTATAAAATAGGAAATAAATGACATATAAAAATGAAAAATCACTTGTAAACATCATTAAATATACCCCTTTAATATTTATAATCTCCCTTTCTTTAATTATTAGCCTATTTTTATATTTTGAAAAACAAAATGAGTTAGAAAAACAAAAAGAATTTATAAAAAATGAATTTATAAAAAGAAACCAAGAATTTGTAAAAAATGAAGTAGAAAATTTATATGATTTAATTCTTAGAACTCAAGCAAAAACTGAAGAAAAATTAAAACAAAGTATAAAAGAAAGAGTAAATGAAGCAAATAATATTGCTATGAGAATCTACAATGAAAATAAAAATACAAAATCAAAAAAAGAAATTATTAAAATGATTAAAGATGCTATTGTTGAGATAAAATTCAACGATGGGCGAGGTTATATTTTTATTTATGATTTTGATTATAAATGTATTTTATTACCAATAAATAGAACAATTGAAGGAAGTAGTGTTTATAATTTTCAAGACTCAAATGGCATGTATTTAGGTAGAGAAATTGTAAATAGTTTAAAAGGAAAAGACGAAGCTTTTTTAGATTGGTACTTTCCAAAACCTAATGATTTAAATTCTTCTTTTAAAAAAATTGGTTTTAATGTTCACTTTAAACCTTATGATTGGTTTATAGGAAGTGGAGAATATGTTGTGGATTTTGAAGAGAGCATGAAAAAAGAAGTTTTAGAATATATCTCAAGATTAAAAACAAATGAAAATAATTACTTTTTTATTCTAGATTATAATAATAAAACTATTTTTCAAAAAGTTGACAATGTAGTTGATAAATCTTTTCAAAAGTTTACATCTAATGAAGATATTGAATTATTTGAAAGAATCTTAAGTTTAGCAAAAAAAGGAGGAGGATTTGCCACTTATGATTACAAAATTCTAGATAATGAAATACCTCTTACAAAAACCAGTTATGTAAAATCTTTGGATAATTGGGGTTGGATTTTAGGAAAAGGTTTCTACCATAACTATTTAAATCATCTAATTGAAGAAAAAACTTTACAACTAAATAAAGAATTCAATAACAATATAAAAAATATTTTATTAATTACTTCTGTATTAACTCTAATCTTATTAATTCTTTCTTTTTATATTTCTAAAATATTAGAAAAAAAATTTCAAAATTATAAACAAGAGATAAAAAAACAACAACACATTTTATCTCAACAATCAAAAATGGCTGCAATGGGTGAGATGTTAGGAAATATTGCCCATCAATGGAGACAACCACTTTCTGTTATTACAACCGTTGCTTCTGGTATGAAATTACAAAAAGAGTACAACACTCTTGACGATGAAACTTTTGATAAATCAATTGAAAATATAAATAATTCAGCTTTATATTTATCAGATACAATAGATGATTTTAGAAACTTCTTTAGCACAGACAAAACTAAAAATAAATTTAGTATAAAAAAAGTTTTTGAAAAAGTTTTTAAATTAACCGGTGCTCAATTTAGAAATCATGAGATTATTTTTATTAAAAATATAAATGATTTTGAACTATATGATTTTGAAAATGAATTTATTCAAGCACTAATTAACATTTTAAATAATGCAAAAGATGCTCTAGAAAATAAAGATAATCCTAAAGTGATTTTTATCTCTACATATAAAAAAGACAATACAGCTTTTATAACAATTACAGATAATGCAGGAGGAATAGATGAAGATATTATTGATAAAATTTGTGAACCCTATTTTACAACAAAACATCAATCAAAAGGTACAGGAATCGGCCTTTATATGACAGAAGAAATTATTACAAAACATATGAATGGAACTCTTTTAATCAAAAATTGTGAAGTAGTTTATGAGGATATAAAATACAAAGGTATAGAAGTTACTATTGAACTTACTATAAATTAAATTTTGATAGGATTTTTCCTATCAAAATTATTTTAACTTCTAATGCCCAAGATTACAAATTGGGAAGTGTTAGAAATTTTCCCAGTCCTCTTCATCTAATTTACTTGAAATACTCTTTTTTCTATTTGAGTTATTTTTATGTGTAAGTTGAGTGGTTTTTGTATTATTTTTAGTATTCATATCTTTTGCTTTTACTTCTTTCTTCCCTGCAAACTCTTTTTCATCTGCATTTGTAACAATCAATTTTGCTATTTCATCCGTAATTTCAGCTATATCTTGAGTTTGAGTTGCCACTGCTGCATTTTGTTGTGTTTGTTGATCTAATTGATTTACTGCATCATTTATTTGTTCAATTCCCGTTAATTGCTCTTTACTTGACATCTCTATATCTTGAATTAAATTTATTGTTTGTGATATATTTTGATTTAATTGTTTATATCCAATTATCATATTACTAGCAATATCTTTTCCTTGATTTGCTTTTATTGTTGCTGTCTCTACTATACTTTTTATCTCACGTGCTGCTTCTGCTGAACGAGATGCTAGGTTTCTCACTTCTGCTGCAACTACTGCAAATCCTTTTCCTGCTTCTCCTGCTGTTGCTGCTTCTACGGCTGCATTTAAAGAAAGAATATTTGTTTGGAAAGCTATTTGGTCAATTACTGTTATTGCTTCATTGATAAGGTTTACTTGATTGTTTATCTCATCCATTGAAACTGTTGTTTGATTAGCAAGTCTTTCACCCTCAGAAGCAGAAGCTGTTACATCATTTGATAGTTTAGCCATTTGTGCAATATTTTCTGTGGTACTTCTAATATTACTTGTAATCTCTTCTAGTGCTGCTGCTGTCTCTTCTAAAGATGCTGCTGCTTCATTTGAACTTTGGTTTAATTTATCTACATTTGATAAAAGTATATTAGAACTATTTTCTAATGTTAAACCATTTGATTTATTTTCAACTAACATTCCAGTGATTGAATCACCTAATGTATTTACACCATTTGCTAATTTTAAAAGTTGTTGTTTCAGATTTTTTTTATCAATTTTATTTAAATAATTATAATTACTATATTGCTCTAAAATTTTTAACACATTTTCAATATTATTTTCAAGATTATTTGCCATTTTATTTAAAACTGTTTTTAGTTCCATAAGTGCTGGATTATCTACACTTATATTTAATCTTTGACATAAATCACCTTGTTCAAATTCTCCTAAAACAGCGATTGCTTCATCTATTAATTTTCTATCTTCATCTATACTTTTTTGTGTTTTTTCTATATTCTCATTTACTATTTTTGCCATTATTCCAAATTCATCTGTTGAATTTATATTTATTAATTGAACAGTTGGAGATTCTCTATTTAAGTATGCAAAAAAGCTAAATAATCCATCTTTAAAAAGATTTAAAAGATTTGCTATATTCCGAGGAAGTGCAATGGCTATAAAAATTCCAAATACTAATATAACAATAGAAACGATAGTTATTAAAAATTTTGTTTCATCATTTAATTTTGCAACTTCTGGTCCAATTTCATCTTGTCTTTTTTTTAGTGATAATTTTATATCTTCTGCAGTTTCAGCGATTGCAGGTCCAATAATATAAATTTTTTCATCCAAAATTTTATTTCTTTGATTTATAGTTTCATATATCTCATTAACACCATTACTATATATTTTTGTTAATTCAATAATCTCTTTTATTTCTACGCTATCAAAATTATTTCTAAATTGCTTTACTTTATCTTCAAAATTCACAAACTCACTAAGTATTCGTTCATAATCATTTTTACTATTTGATTCTAAAAATTTCATAGTATATAATCTACATAAAAGAAAATCTTTTAAAATTTTCGAATACTCAAAAGATAAATCTATTCTATTTTTTTCTTGATTTTTTAATATTATAGAAGTTAAGGCATTTTCGACTTTTTTACCATTAACATTCAAATTATTAGTAAGAATATTATCTCTTTTTTTCATCAGTTCAACAACTTGTAAAAAACTCTCTTTATACGTATCAAGTGAACTATCCATATTTTTTAATAAAAGGTTATTATTTGTATCTTTTATATCAGATTTTGCTTCATTTATAAAGCTTTTTGAGTTATCAAGATAATCACTAAATTTTTCTAAATCTGCACTAGATTGATTATTTATATAATTCAAAACAGATAATCTCATCATAAGCATATTTGCTTGAACTCTACTTGCTAGAACGCTACTTTTTGCAATTCCTCGATATTCTGTAAAACCATCAGATGATTTATTTGTTGCATAAATACTATACACTGCCAATAATACTATCAGACCAATAATCACAGAAAAAGATAGTATTAACTTTATCCTGATTGTTAAATTATTAAACATGTTTTTCCTTCTTAATTAATATCTATATTTCAAAATATTTTCCTTTACTTTAAACTATAAGCCTTTTTACAAAAGATAATTCATCTTCTCTTAATTGGAATTATTTCATATTTAATTCCTCCCTATTTTATTAGTATTTTATTACTATTTTATATATGTAAAAAGTTATTATCTTATCTTATCTTATCTTCCAATTAATTGGCCAATTTATTTTTTAGCTTATTTTGATAAAATGCCGAATGAAAAAAATCTCTTTTTATTTACTCATTAACAAGCTCTATTTGATGAGTTTTAGGACTTATTTAAATTATTTAAAAACAGATATTTTGAGTTCTAGCTGGTTTAAAAAAGCATGTAAAGAGAAAAAAATTAAGATTAAATTTTTATCGAAGAGCTACTTTTGTGATGAAACAAAAGATTATTATTTTAAGTATGAAAAGAAAAATCTTTATTTTTTTAAACTATTTTTAATAAAATTTGAATACCAACAAGAGTTAGAGAATAATAATCATTTAAAACTATTAAATATCAATATCAAAAATGAAACTATTTTTAAAGTTGTTACTTTTTTATTTTCAATTCAAAAGTTATTTTTAAAAACAAACTATTATTTAGATATGAATATAATTGATAGAAAAATATTTATAAGTGAATATATTAAAAAATATGACTCTTACTTAGATACCTCAATACTATCAAAAATAATAAATAACACTTCTTATATGAATGAAAACAAAATTTATAAACTGACTAATTTATTTCCTAAAAAAACATTTATCTATTCTTTATATATAAAAGAATTGATTCATTCTGAATCTATAAAAAATGATGATAATTTAGTAGAATTATTATTTATTAAATATCATATTAAAATATCTAGAAGAACTGTTTGTAATATTAGAAATACATATCTGATACCAAGAACTAAAAAAGAGAATTTAATTGATTTAACTTTACATACAAAAGATTTTTATGTTGAAAGAAAGAAATTAACTAAAAAAAATATTTTTATTTTAGAAAATGATTTATCAGGTGTTTATGAACTATCATCTGAAAAAACAATTAGTTATCCTTTTTTAAAAAATAAAGTTATATATATAGGGTCATCAAATAATATAAAAAAAAGATTAAAAACATATACATTTAAATATGCTCACACAAAAAATATCAAAGAGTTTATAAAAGAGAATAAAAATATCTACTTTAGAATAATCAGAACTCTAAATCATAAAGAATTTGAAAGAAAACTTATCAATTCTTTTATAAATATTCATGGAGATTTGCCAAAATTAAATACTCAAAGAGTTTTAAATGTCCCAAATGAAAATAATTATTTTAATAAATCAGGTTTTCCAGTATAAAAACCTTGTGAGAAATCTACTCCAATCTCTTTTATGATTGAGAAAATTGTTTCATCAATTACATATTCAGCAATTGTTTTAGAGTTGGTTTTTCTTGCAAAATCAACAATTATTTCCACGATTATTCTATGTCTTTTATTTGTGTGAATACTTTTAATTAAAGAACCATCAATTTTTATAAAATCAACATTTAGTTTTAAGATATGCTCAAAGTTAGAATAACCTGTTCCAAAATCATCAATTGCAATTTTTGCGCCAAGTGCTTTTACTTGTGTTATAAAATTTGCAACTTCATCATAGTTTTCAATTCCCTCAGATTCTAATATTTCAAAAACTATTCGTGAAGCTGTATTTGTATTTATAATTGTATGAATAATTTCTTGTACTGTAGTTGCATCTTGAATATCATCTATTGATAAATTTACAGAAAAACTCTCTTTTCTATTTTTAAAGGTATTACAAGATTGATGAATAACCTCTTTTGTAATGTGAGAATAGAGTTTTGTTTTTTTAGCAATTTTTAGAAAATCTAAAGGGGGAATTATTTGATTATCTTTATCAACCATTCTAACTAATGTTTCGTATTTATTAATTTCACCTGTTTGAACATCCATAATTGGTTGATAATGACAAATAATTCTATCATCTAAAAGTGCTTCTCTTATTGAAGTTGCAATTGCAAGATTTTGTTTATATTTTTGTTCAATATTTGCATTTTCTTCATAAATTGAAACTTTTATTTTTTGCTCTCTTGCATAATTAATAGCAATATCAGCTTTTGTAAGTAGTTTATCTTTTACTTTTGCAATTCCTGCAGAAAATTGAATATGAATAGTTTCATCTTCAATATGAAATAGTTCTTCTTCAAATAAAGCTAAAAGATGCTCAATATTATGTTTTATATTTTCAACTGAAATATTTTCATAATATAAAATTGCGAATTCATCTCCATCAATTCTATATGGTTTTAAATCCAAACTTAAAAACCATTTTGAAATATCTTGTAAAATTTTATCTCCACTTTCCACACCAAAAAAATCATTTATTACTTTAAATTCATCAATATTAAAAATTACACATGCTGTTGGTGCTTTTTCATTAATATCCAAAATTATCTTTTGTCTATTTGGTAAATTTGTTAATTGATCATAATAGGCTAATTCTTCATTTTTCTTTTCTAATAAAACTTGTGCTGTAATATCTCTTCCACTTCCAATAGTTCCAATTAATTTCCCATTTTCATCATGTAAAGGAGCTTTATGAACTTCAAGATATACGAGTTTTCCTTTGATATTTCCATACTCTTCAAAAATCATAGGTTTCATTTGCTCAATTACCACATAATCAGAATTAAAACATAACTCTCCAAAAGTATGCCATTGTTTATTTTGTGGGTGTTTTTCTCTTTCTCTTTGGGCAAAAAAAACATCTTTTTGTCCAACTACTTCTTCTGGATTTGCCATTAATAATTTATTACAAATTGCATCATTTGCATACAAATATCTACCTTCTAAATCTTTTGCCCACAACATATCTGGTAAATGTTTTGATATAAGTTTCAAAAAGTTTGCAGCTTGGGGAAGAGTTAAATCCATAGAATTTCCTTGAAAAAGTTATAAAATATTCATATATAAGTATTCTATCAAATTATTTTATTTTTTATCTTAATATTAATATAATTATTATTTAATTAAGATATTAAATAAAATCCCTTAAATTGGCAACTTCTTCAATTATTATAATTAGCGATTTCTTATTTTCTTACATTATATTCTATTGTTTTGTATTTTTCATATTGTTTAATTCTACAAATAACTCGTCTAATATATTTTCTATTTCAACGGATGTAGTTAATATATTTTTTTCATCTCTTTGTTTTATTGCTAAACCATAATATGAAAGTTTTGTATCTAGTTGAACTGTTTTTTCTTTTATTTTATCTAAAGATAAAGTGTTAACTTTTCCTTTTGATTCATATTTTTTTATAAATATATCTATATTTTTTCTATTTTCAACATCTATATTTATATCTTTACTATTATTATTTACTTGATTTAAAATAGCTTGTTTATATTTTGCATAATCTATTTTTACATTGTTTATCTCTTGAACTAAATCAAAATCTGAAATTCTATTTTCCACACTTTTATCATATTTATTTAATGCGGCAGCTTTTATCATACTTTTTGCCACGTCATTAGTTTGAGTTGCAAGTTCTTTTGTTTTTGTTGCCATATTTGCATTTTCTTGAGTTATATGATCAAGTCTATTCATCGTTTCACTTATTTGTGAAATATTTTGCATTTGAATTTCATTTGATTTTGCAACATCATCAATGATTACTGTATTTTCTTGAATCATTGAAGCTAGTTTTTCAAAACTATTTTTCATCTCTTGTGAATAATTTTTACCATCTATTGATTTTAAATTTGCAACTTCAACAAGATGTTTTATCTGTTTTGCAGCATCGGCACTTCTGTTTGCAAGATTTCGCACTTCTGCTGCAACTACTGCAAATCCCTTTCCAGCTTCACCAGCAGTTGCTGCTTCAACGGCTGCATTTAAAGATAAGATATTTGTTTGAAATGCAATTTGGTCAATAATTGTAATTGCTTCTTGAATAGCACTTGTTGAATCATTTATCTCAAGCATTGATTTTTCAGTATTTTCAACTAACTTAATTCCCTCATTTGCATAGTTTTTTGTTTTTGTGGCAATTTCTAACATGTTTTTAGCTTTTACTGAAGTATCTGCAATATTTGATGTAATCTCAGCAACTGCTGCGCTTGTCTCTTCAAGTGATGCTGCTTGATTAATAGTAGCATTATGTAAACTACTAACTAAGGCTAAAAGTTGATTTGATTTTTCATCTAAAACATATCCATTTTTATTTATCATTGCTAAAAACTCAGATACATTTGTTCCAATCATATTTAAACATCTTAAAAGTGTATTTACAATTGCTCCAATATCACTTTTATCAGCTTTTATCTCAAAATTTCCATTTGCATAACTAAGTGATGTAATAAATGAATTAACAATATTTTCCCTTAAAGAGTCAATCATATGGTTAAAATTATCTTTTAATTCATTTATGTAAACATTATTTGCATTCCCATTTATTCGATAAACTAAAAAACCTTTCCCTATCATTTTTGATACAAATTTTGCTTCACTTATAACTTCATTATCAATTGCAAGCCCATCTTTTATTTTTTGAATATTTTGATTTAATTCTTGTGCCATTTCACCTAAATGGTCATTTGAATTTAAATCAATCATATCAAGATTTTTTTCCGTTGAAGTAAGATAGTTAAAAAATCGGCTAAGTCCTGATTTTATTGTCAATATAGAGTTATTAATATTGTTTGAAATTGATACAAACAAAAAAAGTGTAATTAAAATTACAAGTAGTACAAATATTACTATAAAAATTGATTTATTATCAAAATCACCTAATAACATCTGATTTATATAAAGTACTGAAATTAATAAAAATCCCAGAAAAGGGAATGTTATTAAAAATATTAATTTCGTTTTTAAACTAAGTTTGTCCAACAAACTTTTCATGATTAATTCCTTTTAATTATTATGTCTAAACATATTATGTAAGATTCATTTTCTAATTCAAATTTTTTAGCAAATGTTTTACATATATTTCCACTGGCATATGAGATATATTTTTCACTTAAAAATATCCCTTGTTTTGACTCCAAAGTTATGTAGTAATACTCTTTTAGATAATGTTCATCGCCATTTTTAGATGGTTTGAAACGGTCATTAATACTTTTTATACTTGTATCATGTACTTGTTTTGATGTTTTTACATCTATTAAATATATGGCTTCTAAAGTAGAATAATTATCTAACTCTTTTCCAATAATATTTTTTGCATTTTCAATATAATTAAATTGTTCAATGATTTTATCTGAGACTAAATTATAATTATTTACCAAATCTCTTTTTTTATTTATTGAATCAATTGTTCTTTGCTTAAATATATTCCCTATTTCAGCAATTTTTGACAAAATTTTATTTTCTTCATTACTATCTAATTCATTAATTGCTTTAGAAAAATAGTAACCTTGAAAAAGATTTACATTTGATTTCATTGAAAGACAAATTGGATCTTCATCTTCTACGCCTTCTGCTAAAACTGTAATTCCTGAATTGTGACTCATTTTAATTATTGCTTTTACTATCTCTTTATTTATTTGATTATTTCGTATATTTCTAAATAGTGATTTATCAATTTTTATTAAATCAGGTTTTATTAAATTAATCCTATCAAAAGTAGAGTTCCCCGTTCCAAAATCATCTAAAGCTATTGCAAATCCCAACTCTTTATAATAAAGACAAAAGTCTTCTAAAGCTTGAGTATTTGCTATTTCATCCTCTTTTATTTCAATTACAAAATTTTTGTAAGGAATTACAATATCATCAATTGTTTCAACAAAACAATAGTTTCTCAGATTTTTATCAAAAGTATTTATTAGTGAAGATTCAAAATTTAGAAATAGTAATAAGTCATTATTTTTCAAATAATATTGTTTAAATTTTTCTATAGCTTTATTTCTTGTTAATATATCTAATTCTAAACTCAAATTTGA from Arcobacter venerupis includes these protein-coding regions:
- a CDS encoding DMT family transporter → MSEKNKNIFYAFMFLAMAGWGLSWVSAKVLSAYINEYEMIFFRNIFTVITLLPVLLFTKKSFYINLKSFILVLVASVVMIAYMKCFFLGTKFGTASLGGALVTTMIPINTFIIMALFFGKKIEKKDIFALILGALGVFTMLNIWSFSHEEIFSQKNIYFVLASILWPILTIVSSKATKISPMVFTFYMYVITTIMVMVFFVDVPNINYKEFDWIFWLNVLSISIISTTFATTLYFVGIEKLGTNEVSSFIFLVPLFAIILSVIFLKENISLSIIGGTILTLIAVKILNNIKIFKK
- a CDS encoding SDR family NAD(P)-dependent oxidoreductase, coding for MSKKVLITGGNKGIGLAVSRAMLEFGYEVIIVARDFDTCPIVGVKNVTAIEYDLSDVDGLPALAKEVGNIDILINNAGYMQPKYTYNNYPKEAKEHIMNVDLYTPVELMNIFCEHMKKQKYGRIVNTASIAGQIGHPDVWYGIAKAGLINATKIYGKMLGSHGITVNCVAPSPTETDMQKDNSEERKAEFKKTVATGRFATPEEVAKAIVWLATDCPEYINGICLDINNCSYPR
- a CDS encoding EAL domain-containing protein, with the translated sequence MIREIIEKELVEIYFQPIVSIRTKKIYAFEALTRCTYQGKTIPPYELFALALESNLSLELDILTRNKAIEKFKQYYLKNNDLLLFLNFESSLINTFDKNLRNYCFVETIDDIVIPYKNFVIEIKEDEIANTQALEDFCLYYKELGFAIALDDFGTGNSTFDRINLIKPDLIKIDKSLFRNIRNNQINKEIVKAIIKMSHNSGITVLAEGVEDEDPICLSMKSNVNLFQGYYFSKAINELDSNEENKILSKIAEIGNIFKQRTIDSINKKRDLVNNYNLVSDKIIEQFNYIENAKNIIGKELDNYSTLEAIYLIDVKTSKQVHDTSIKSINDRFKPSKNGDEHYLKEYYYITLESKQGIFLSEKYISYASGNICKTFAKKFELENESYIICLDIIIKRN
- a CDS encoding EAL domain-containing protein; translated protein: MDLTLPQAANFLKLISKHLPDMLWAKDLEGRYLYANDAICNKLLMANPEEVVGQKDVFFAQREREKHPQNKQWHTFGELCFNSDYVVIEQMKPMIFEEYGNIKGKLVYLEVHKAPLHDENGKLIGTIGSGRDITAQVLLEKKNEELAYYDQLTNLPNRQKIILDINEKAPTACVIFNIDEFKVINDFFGVESGDKILQDISKWFLSLDLKPYRIDGDEFAILYYENISVENIKHNIEHLLALFEEELFHIEDETIHIQFSAGIAKVKDKLLTKADIAINYAREQKIKVSIYEENANIEQKYKQNLAIATSIREALLDDRIICHYQPIMDVQTGEINKYETLVRMVDKDNQIIPPLDFLKIAKKTKLYSHITKEVIHQSCNTFKNRKESFSVNLSIDDIQDATTVQEIIHTIINTNTASRIVFEILESEGIENYDEVANFITQVKALGAKIAIDDFGTGYSNFEHILKLNVDFIKIDGSLIKSIHTNKRHRIIVEIIVDFARKTNSKTIAEYVIDETIFSIIKEIGVDFSQGFYTGKPDLLK
- a CDS encoding methyl-accepting chemotaxis protein, coding for MKSLLDKLSLKTKLIFLITFPFLGFLLISVLYINQMLLGDFDNKSIFIVIFVLLVILITLFLFVSISNNINNSILTIKSGLSRFFNYLTSTEKNLDMIDLNSNDHLGEMAQELNQNIQKIKDGLAIDNEVISEAKFVSKMIGKGFLVYRINGNANNVYINELKDNFNHMIDSLRENIVNSFITSLSYANGNFEIKADKSDIGAIVNTLLRCLNMIGTNVSEFLAMINKNGYVLDEKSNQLLALVSSLHNATINQAASLEETSAAVAEITSNIADTSVKAKNMLEIATKTKNYANEGIKLVENTEKSMLEINDSTSAIQEAITIIDQIAFQTNILSLNAAVEAATAGEAGKGFAVVAAEVRNLANRSADAAKQIKHLVEVANLKSIDGKNYSQEMKNSFEKLASMIQENTVIIDDVAKSNEIQMQNISQISETMNRLDHITQENANMATKTKELATQTNDVAKSMIKAAALNKYDKSVENRISDFDLVQEINNVKIDYAKYKQAILNQVNNNSKDINIDVENRKNIDIFIKKYESKGKVNTLSLDKIKEKTVQLDTKLSYYGLAIKQRDEKNILTTSVEIENILDELFVELNNMKNTKQ
- a CDS encoding GIY-YIG nuclease family protein, translating into MSFRTYLNYLKTDILSSSWFKKACKEKKIKIKFLSKSYFCDETKDYYFKYEKKNLYFFKLFLIKFEYQQELENNNHLKLLNINIKNETIFKVVTFLFSIQKLFLKTNYYLDMNIIDRKIFISEYIKKYDSYLDTSILSKIINNTSYMNENKIYKLTNLFPKKTFIYSLYIKELIHSESIKNDDNLVELLFIKYHIKISRRTVCNIRNTYLIPRTKKENLIDLTLHTKDFYVERKKLTKKNIFILENDLSGVYELSSEKTISYPFLKNKVIYIGSSNNIKKRLKTYTFKYAHTKNIKEFIKENKNIYFRIIRTLNHKEFERKLINSFINIHGDLPKLNTQRVLNVPNENNYFNKSGFPV
- a CDS encoding sensor histidine kinase; this translates as MTYKNEKSLVNIIKYTPLIFIISLSLIISLFLYFEKQNELEKQKEFIKNEFIKRNQEFVKNEVENLYDLILRTQAKTEEKLKQSIKERVNEANNIAMRIYNENKNTKSKKEIIKMIKDAIVEIKFNDGRGYIFIYDFDYKCILLPINRTIEGSSVYNFQDSNGMYLGREIVNSLKGKDEAFLDWYFPKPNDLNSSFKKIGFNVHFKPYDWFIGSGEYVVDFEESMKKEVLEYISRLKTNENNYFFILDYNNKTIFQKVDNVVDKSFQKFTSNEDIELFERILSLAKKGGGFATYDYKILDNEIPLTKTSYVKSLDNWGWILGKGFYHNYLNHLIEEKTLQLNKEFNNNIKNILLITSVLTLILLILSFYISKILEKKFQNYKQEIKKQQHILSQQSKMAAMGEMLGNIAHQWRQPLSVITTVASGMKLQKEYNTLDDETFDKSIENINNSALYLSDTIDDFRNFFSTDKTKNKFSIKKVFEKVFKLTGAQFRNHEIIFIKNINDFELYDFENEFIQALINILNNAKDALENKDNPKVIFISTYKKDNTAFITITDNAGGIDEDIIDKICEPYFTTKHQSKGTGIGLYMTEEIITKHMNGTLLIKNCEVVYEDIKYKGIEVTIELTIN